Proteins from a single region of Chloroherpeton thalassium ATCC 35110:
- a CDS encoding Mov34/MPN/PAD-1 family protein — MIIKENLHTLLLGQAETAYPEETGGLLLGKIVDGALIVEMVLPLINIREESRHNRIELDPMDYAKAERTAMKHGLGVWGFYHTHPDADAIPSEYDRQHFPFTEWWYPILSVRKGIFSEMKCWQLTDSRKDFTECIIKIVTDS, encoded by the coding sequence ATGATTATCAAAGAAAACCTACATACACTGCTGCTTGGCCAAGCTGAAACGGCTTATCCCGAAGAAACTGGCGGATTGCTACTTGGAAAAATTGTGGATGGCGCGCTTATCGTTGAAATGGTTTTGCCGCTGATTAACATCAGAGAAGAGTCGCGGCACAACCGCATTGAGCTCGATCCAATGGACTATGCCAAAGCGGAGCGAACTGCCATGAAGCACGGACTTGGCGTTTGGGGTTTTTACCACACCCATCCTGACGCGGACGCGATTCCGTCTGAATATGATCGACAACATTTTCCTTTCACGGAATGGTGGTATCCTATTTTGAGCGTTCGTAAGGGCATTTTTTCGGAAATGAAATGCTGGCAGCTAACCGACTCGCGAAAAGATTTCACGGAATGTATTATCAAAATCGTCACTGATTCTTAA
- a CDS encoding NifB/NifX family molybdenum-iron cluster-binding protein, with protein sequence MLIAVASQNRKEITGHTGRCHRFWIYEMVDGKIQQKEFLELSKEQSFHYASVHEAHELDRVDVLICGGLGQGLVQKLARKNITVISTMEKDIEKAIADYLSGSLSQLSPEEHDHDDDHDHDHHHDSNETTFVQLSAGLNAFDADGNAPDKEGNCHHQSGCNHDDHHGEKSHGGSCHH encoded by the coding sequence ATGCTAATAGCAGTAGCAAGCCAAAATCGCAAAGAAATTACTGGCCACACCGGACGCTGCCATCGTTTTTGGATTTATGAAATGGTGGATGGAAAAATTCAGCAAAAAGAATTTTTAGAGTTGTCAAAAGAACAGTCGTTTCACTATGCGTCTGTTCATGAAGCGCATGAATTGGATCGCGTTGATGTGCTCATCTGTGGTGGCTTGGGACAAGGATTGGTTCAAAAGCTCGCACGGAAAAACATTACCGTTATTTCCACAATGGAAAAAGACATTGAGAAAGCAATAGCGGATTATTTATCCGGCTCGTTATCGCAGCTTTCACCAGAGGAACACGATCATGATGACGATCATGATCATGACCATCATCACGACTCGAATGAAACCACCTTTGTGCAATTAAGCGCCGGCCTGAACGCATTTGATGCCGATGGAAATGCGCCAGACAAAGAGGGAAACTGTCATCATCAGTCTGGTTGCAACCATGATGATCATCACGGCGAGAAGTCTCATGGCGGAAGTTGCCACCACTAA
- the recA gene encoding recombinase RecA, which produces MAKEKASSQEQEQKVKDEKLKQLNLAVESLEKQFGKGAIMRLGDDAVVQVPVVSTGSISLDYALGVGGLPKGRIVEIYGPESSGKTTLALHAIAEAQKAGGIAAFVDAEHAFDQSYARKLGIDIKSLLISQPESGEQALSITETLVRSGAVDIIVVDSVAALVPQAELEGEMGDSQMGLQARLMSQALRKLTGAISKSNCVAIFINQLRDKIGVMYGSPETTTGGKALKFYASVRLDIRKIAQIKDGTEIVGNRTKVKVVKNKVAPPFKTVEFDIIYGEGVSRIGELIDLAVELGIVKKAGAWFSYENDKLGQGRETVKTLLKADEALFNKIYAQVKEQMVGLKLEGSSDDDSSSDS; this is translated from the coding sequence ATGGCAAAAGAAAAAGCATCATCCCAAGAGCAAGAGCAAAAAGTAAAAGACGAAAAACTCAAGCAACTGAACCTCGCTGTTGAATCGCTGGAAAAGCAATTTGGCAAAGGGGCAATCATGAGACTCGGTGATGATGCCGTCGTGCAAGTTCCGGTGGTTTCAACCGGATCAATTTCGCTGGATTATGCGCTCGGCGTTGGCGGTTTGCCGAAAGGGCGAATTGTTGAAATTTATGGTCCTGAATCGTCCGGTAAAACGACTTTGGCACTTCATGCGATTGCTGAAGCTCAAAAAGCGGGTGGCATTGCTGCGTTTGTCGATGCGGAGCACGCCTTTGATCAATCTTATGCACGAAAGCTCGGGATTGATATCAAATCGCTTTTGATTAGTCAGCCGGAATCGGGTGAGCAGGCGCTTTCCATTACTGAAACACTCGTCCGCAGTGGAGCGGTCGACATCATTGTCGTCGACTCGGTTGCGGCGCTCGTTCCGCAAGCCGAACTCGAAGGCGAGATGGGCGACAGCCAAATGGGATTGCAAGCACGGTTAATGAGCCAAGCACTTAGAAAACTCACCGGCGCAATTTCAAAATCAAACTGTGTCGCGATTTTCATCAACCAATTGCGCGACAAAATCGGCGTGATGTACGGTTCGCCAGAAACCACAACTGGCGGAAAAGCGCTCAAGTTTTATGCCTCAGTTCGACTCGATATTCGAAAAATCGCGCAAATTAAGGACGGAACGGAAATCGTTGGCAATCGCACCAAAGTGAAGGTTGTAAAGAATAAAGTTGCGCCGCCGTTCAAAACCGTAGAATTTGATATTATTTATGGTGAAGGCGTTTCGCGAATCGGCGAATTGATTGATCTTGCTGTCGAATTGGGAATCGTGAAAAAAGCAGGCGCGTGGTTTAGCTACGAAAACGACAAGTTGGGGCAAGGTCGCGAAACCGTGAAAACGTTACTTAAAGCGGATGAGGCGCTTTTCAATAAAATTTATGCGCAAGTTAAAGAGCAAATGGTTGGATTGAAGCTGGAAGGCTCTTCCGATGATGATTCTTCATCCGATAGCTAA
- a CDS encoding thioredoxin family protein, whose product MNRQVLQKWIFPVILLVIFSFVSLAAAAQISLQPGDKAPDFSIPDHDGESYRLSKRKGKVGFVIVFLSTECPVSNAYNFRLIKLAKYAKENNLDFIGINSNQTESFEEVYTHAKAKSLNFPVLKDEENKVADMYGASVTPEAFLIDKNLIVQYHGPIDDNQREERVTEPYLHDAIEQLLNGKHISPDNVKPRGCIIKRFR is encoded by the coding sequence ATGAATAGACAAGTGCTTCAAAAATGGATATTCCCTGTTATTCTTTTAGTTATTTTTTCGTTCGTTTCTTTAGCAGCGGCTGCACAAATATCGTTGCAGCCAGGTGACAAAGCGCCTGATTTTTCGATTCCTGATCATGATGGGGAGTCATACCGATTAAGCAAAAGAAAAGGAAAAGTTGGCTTTGTCATTGTATTTCTCTCAACTGAATGCCCCGTTTCCAACGCCTATAATTTTCGGTTAATCAAGTTAGCCAAATACGCAAAAGAGAATAACCTTGATTTTATCGGCATCAATTCCAATCAGACGGAGTCGTTTGAAGAAGTTTATACACACGCCAAAGCAAAATCCTTAAACTTCCCTGTTTTGAAAGACGAGGAAAATAAAGTGGCCGATATGTATGGCGCTTCGGTTACGCCAGAAGCGTTTTTGATCGATAAAAATCTCATTGTTCAATATCATGGCCCAATTGATGATAACCAGCGCGAGGAGCGGGTGACGGAGCCATACTTGCACGATGCAATTGAGCAGCTCTTAAATGGCAAGCACATTTCACCCGACAACGTGAAGCCACGCGGATGCATCATTAAGCGATTTCGTTGA